In the Chloroherpetonaceae bacterium genome, one interval contains:
- a CDS encoding homogentisate 1,2-dioxygenase produces the protein MFYHRLGQIPAKRHIQFRKPDGSLYAEELMSTKGFSGIYSNVYHLAPPTRVHQIGETEVRPLIKWGDRELRHHHLKTKSLEPAGDMLSSRIPILFNSDVTIWVARPKEQASYFYRNGAADEVVFIHEGEGVLATQLGNIPYKQGDYLIIPRGVTHQFRFQGAQRWFIIEVNSAVQTPKKYRNEFGQLLEHSPYCERDLRPPTELETHDEKGSFEIRVKKGELYARYCYNQHPFDLVGWDGYYYPFAFSIYDFEPITGRIHQPPPVHQVFEANGLVICNFVPRLFDYHPQAIPAPYNHSNIDSDEVLYYVDGNFMSRRGIEVASLTIHPGGIPHGPHPGTVEKSIGAKETHEYAIMVDTFRPLYFTEQAKEFDDASYPMSWSVSA, from the coding sequence ATGTTCTACCACCGATTGGGGCAAATTCCTGCGAAGCGACATATTCAATTCCGCAAGCCTGATGGCTCACTTTATGCCGAAGAGCTGATGAGCACGAAAGGCTTTTCGGGCATCTACTCTAATGTCTATCATCTTGCGCCACCGACAAGGGTGCATCAGATTGGTGAAACTGAAGTGCGCCCACTAATCAAGTGGGGCGACAGAGAGCTACGCCATCATCACCTGAAAACCAAATCGCTGGAGCCAGCAGGTGATATGCTCTCGTCACGCATTCCCATTCTCTTCAATAGCGATGTAACGATATGGGTGGCGCGTCCCAAAGAGCAAGCCTCATATTTCTATCGCAACGGCGCAGCCGATGAAGTGGTCTTCATTCACGAAGGTGAGGGCGTGCTAGCAACGCAGCTCGGCAATATCCCTTACAAGCAGGGTGATTACTTAATCATTCCGCGTGGGGTAACGCATCAGTTTCGGTTTCAAGGGGCGCAGCGATGGTTTATTATTGAAGTCAATTCAGCCGTGCAGACGCCCAAAAAATATCGTAACGAGTTTGGGCAGCTCCTGGAGCATTCACCGTATTGCGAGCGTGATTTGCGCCCACCGACGGAACTCGAGACGCACGACGAAAAAGGCAGTTTCGAAATTCGCGTCAAGAAAGGCGAACTCTATGCGCGGTATTGTTACAACCAGCATCCGTTTGACCTTGTAGGATGGGACGGCTACTACTACCCATTTGCGTTCAGCATCTACGACTTTGAGCCAATTACAGGGCGCATTCATCAACCGCCACCAGTGCATCAAGTCTTTGAGGCAAACGGATTGGTGATATGCAACTTTGTGCCACGCCTTTTTGACTATCATCCGCAGGCGATTCCTGCACCTTATAATCATAGTAACATTGACTCCGACGAAGTGCTCTACTATGTAGATGGGAACTTTATGAGCCGACGGGGTATCGAAGTAGCATCGCTGACCATCCATCCAGGTGGTATCCCGCACGGTCCGCATCCGGGCACAGTGGAAAAGAGCATTGGCGCAAAGGAAACGCATGAATATGCCATAATGGTCGACACATTTAGACCGCTTTACTTCACTGAGCAAGCTAAAGAGTTCGATGATGCCAGCTATCCGATGAGTTGGAGCGTATCGGCATAG
- a CDS encoding putative CRISPR-associated protein: MTEHHIVTVGISLLTNYEREHKTTRDETIKRHHQLIDFMERDPVRASAELNSLNSKTQFLELKDIKEHFGVSLIYTDTIEGKFATNMLRTFLERKGFAPIEVKLKNIALPKTPETREEMKEAQRLANEGLKELQEKVTEHVEKLRNNMPALRIYFNVTGGYKAQVAVLYGLGKKLSIPVYYMHEEYKVAIELP; encoded by the coding sequence ATGACTGAACATCACATCGTAACCGTTGGAATTAGTCTGCTTACGAATTATGAGCGCGAACATAAAACAACACGGGACGAGACGATAAAAAGACATCATCAATTGATTGATTTCATGGAGCGTGATCCAGTAAGGGCATCGGCGGAACTAAACAGCTTAAACTCTAAGACGCAGTTCTTAGAGCTCAAGGATATAAAGGAGCACTTCGGAGTGTCGCTGATTTACACCGACACAATTGAGGGAAAATTTGCAACTAATATGTTACGCACCTTCCTTGAGCGTAAAGGGTTCGCACCGATTGAAGTAAAACTGAAGAATATTGCTCTGCCGAAAACTCCTGAGACGAGAGAAGAAATGAAAGAAGCGCAACGGCTTGCAAATGAAGGTTTGAAGGAGCTTCAAGAGAAAGTGACAGAGCATGTTGAAAAGTTGAGAAACAATATGCCAGCCTTAAGAATCTACTTCAATGTTACAGGTGGCTATAAAGCGCAAGTAGCAGTATTATACGGGCTTGGGAAGAAGCTAAGTATCCCTGTCTACTATATGCATGAAGAGTACAAGGTAGCAATTGAGCTGCCGTAG
- a CDS encoding DUF5689 domain-containing protein has product MIHRFLQLLCIACLVSIPVLAQTPRSMREVRADYNAGRIQLGAIVTLAGRVTVANEFAGPTYFQDGTGGFAVFDNAVHTGVQIGDSIVVTGPLSEFQPTTGQRGTGLLQISGSGTTFRVVQSPRITPEPRVVTPAQVTEDLEGVLIQLNNVEFRTTAGTTFTQFQGNTNYRILVGGNNTGLELRIDGDTELAGAQAPTGPVNLIGVVSEFRGTRQILPRFRRDVGAQEVIIPGENIPLENTLEVCTWNIEWFGDTQNGPTNETLQLQNAATVIQRINADLYAFQEISDDAAFRALIDTLNRRGFACRGFRAPRGQTQRLGFLWKPSVIDSIGLQFVEVGSWAPFQGVSRFPVELTVDARIRGVSRRLRIVNIHADAGSATADYNRRLSDSQALKTWLDQNRPSDNLILLGDYNDDVDVSITPNQPSPYANFVSDAANYRVVTASLSARGVRSTTGFTEMIDHIAITNELFPVYFTGTERVENTVYIPNYASTTSDHFPVWARFALDPTASTEVLPTERPTEFRLWQNYPNPFNPTTIITYQLPTAAEVSLKVYDVLGREVATLVSERRNAGTYQVRFNGAGLPSGMYFYRLQAGRNVQTRKMLLLK; this is encoded by the coding sequence ATGATACATCGCTTCTTACAACTGCTTTGCATTGCTTGTTTGGTTTCCATACCCGTTCTTGCGCAAACGCCTCGCTCCATGCGCGAGGTGCGCGCCGATTACAATGCTGGACGTATCCAATTAGGTGCCATTGTTACGCTCGCTGGGCGCGTAACTGTCGCCAATGAATTTGCTGGACCTACCTATTTTCAAGACGGGACAGGCGGTTTTGCCGTCTTCGATAATGCAGTGCATACAGGCGTGCAAATCGGTGATTCAATTGTGGTTACAGGTCCCTTGTCCGAATTTCAGCCGACCACTGGGCAGCGTGGCACAGGACTGCTCCAAATTTCAGGAAGCGGTACCACCTTTCGCGTAGTTCAAAGCCCACGCATTACCCCCGAGCCGCGTGTGGTGACACCTGCTCAGGTTACCGAAGACTTAGAGGGCGTCTTGATTCAATTGAACAATGTGGAGTTTCGCACCACAGCTGGCACCACTTTCACGCAATTTCAAGGCAATACCAACTATCGCATTTTGGTTGGTGGCAACAACACAGGTCTGGAACTACGCATTGATGGCGACACTGAGCTTGCAGGGGCGCAAGCGCCTACTGGTCCTGTGAACTTGATTGGTGTAGTCAGTGAATTTCGGGGCACGCGCCAAATTCTGCCTCGCTTTCGGCGTGATGTAGGTGCACAGGAAGTCATTATCCCCGGCGAAAATATCCCGCTGGAAAATACGCTGGAAGTCTGCACTTGGAATATCGAGTGGTTTGGCGATACACAGAACGGTCCAACGAATGAAACACTGCAACTTCAAAATGCTGCAACGGTTATTCAGCGCATTAACGCGGACTTATATGCCTTTCAAGAAATTAGTGATGATGCTGCGTTTCGCGCATTGATTGATACGCTCAACCGACGTGGATTTGCGTGTCGCGGGTTTCGCGCTCCACGTGGTCAAACCCAACGCTTAGGGTTTCTTTGGAAACCATCAGTGATTGACTCAATTGGGCTGCAATTTGTTGAGGTGGGAAGCTGGGCACCTTTCCAAGGGGTCAGTCGTTTCCCTGTTGAACTGACGGTTGATGCACGCATTCGTGGTGTTTCACGACGCCTGCGCATTGTCAACATTCACGCCGATGCCGGCAGCGCCACAGCTGATTACAACCGTCGCCTCTCCGATTCGCAAGCTTTGAAGACTTGGCTTGACCAAAACCGACCTAGTGACAACCTTATCTTGCTTGGCGATTACAACGATGATGTCGACGTCTCCATTACGCCAAATCAGCCTTCTCCTTACGCCAACTTCGTCAGTGATGCAGCCAATTATCGTGTCGTTACAGCCAGTCTCAGCGCCCGTGGTGTGCGTTCTACTACGGGCTTTACAGAGATGATTGACCATATTGCCATCACTAACGAGCTTTTTCCTGTCTATTTTACTGGCACAGAGCGCGTTGAAAACACTGTGTATATTCCGAACTACGCTTCAACGACCTCAGACCATTTTCCTGTTTGGGCGCGCTTTGCCTTAGACCCTACGGCTTCTACGGAGGTCTTGCCTACAGAGCGTCCTACTGAGTTTCGCCTTTGGCAGAACTATCCCAACCCATTTAATCCAACTACGATTATCACTTATCAGCTTCCGACTGCTGCAGAAGTGAGCCTGAAGGTCTATGATGTGTTGGGTCGAGAAGTTGCCACCTTAGTGAGCGAGCGCCGCAATGCGGGCACTTATCAAGTTCGTTTCAACGGAGCGGGTCTTCCAAGTGGAATGTATTTCTACCGTTTGCAGGCGGGTCGCAATGTTCAGACTCGGAAAATGTTGCTTTTGAAGTAG
- a CDS encoding DUF3887 domain-containing protein, whose protein sequence is MQMLRSLLAALILVLSSAPAFAGDDLEARSEVFLAAVFSGKYEEAATMIANSSSLKAVENLADFGAGLRAALGDYKGIRKAEIMNTRNTTTVVLICDFSEGQVKVNLTYNEVGKITALTFKPVTSQTATK, encoded by the coding sequence ATGCAAATGCTTCGTTCTCTTTTGGCTGCTTTGATACTTGTGCTTTCTTCTGCTCCTGCTTTTGCAGGCGATGACCTTGAAGCTCGCTCAGAAGTGTTTCTTGCCGCCGTTTTCTCAGGCAAGTATGAAGAGGCAGCGACAATGATTGCCAACTCTTCCAGCCTGAAGGCGGTTGAGAACCTTGCAGATTTCGGCGCAGGGTTGCGCGCAGCACTGGGCGACTACAAAGGCATTCGCAAGGCAGAGATAATGAACACGCGCAACACCACCACAGTCGTGCTTATCTGCGACTTCTCTGAAGGGCAAGTGAAGGTCAATCTCACCTACAATGAAGTAGGCAAAATCACAGCTCTCACTTTCAAGCCTGTTACAAGCCAGACTGCTACAAAGTAA
- the bshC gene encoding bacillithiol biosynthesis cysteine-adding enzyme BshC: MTFEIPYTAFKARPHAFTRIFLEYAMHSPPAEWLWQTCFEGDYRNYTLQAKKLERLSCAAYPRKELVKILLRQNRAFGCSEKTLLQIQKFERPNAVAVVTGQQVGMLTGNLYTIYKTLSAIAFARQMQQTFPDYEFIPVFWLEGEDHDYAEVCKLSIFSDNRLHTFSYQEAHLPERYMTGRIVLSSEIAHFITEVLTMLPSSEFKAEIADLVRTTYREGETLLSAFAKLMHLLFKDDGLVFISSDDNDYKRLCKSLFVKELLTAPQSSANVIAQSALLEEHSYEVQAKAKPVNLYFVDNSQRWRIEPQQKEQYLLQPLRYAISRSELLELAEESPERFSPNVILRPLVQDTVLPTFAYIAGPAEVAYFAQLKPNYAFFGLEMPLIVPRHSLSLVEPKIKKVFNKIRDLTEISQLDVSEIYKRFFEDPTHLFQQAIDSLEAVRVEELFARADKDVGQALQNLMVGLSAIDPTLKDALETARGKILYQLGHLKEKAYRAERQKHQDLLAQFSKCETHLLPNRILQERVVNVFYYLCKFGTAALSLIRKAVESHFPQAHLVIEL, from the coding sequence ATGACCTTTGAGATTCCTTACACTGCATTTAAGGCGCGCCCACACGCCTTTACGAGAATTTTTTTGGAATACGCCATGCATAGCCCACCAGCTGAATGGCTCTGGCAAACTTGTTTTGAAGGCGACTATCGCAACTATACCCTTCAAGCGAAAAAGTTAGAGCGTCTCTCCTGTGCGGCTTATCCACGTAAAGAACTTGTTAAAATCTTATTACGTCAAAATCGTGCCTTCGGCTGCAGTGAGAAAACTCTTTTGCAAATTCAAAAATTTGAGCGCCCTAATGCAGTTGCGGTTGTAACAGGTCAGCAAGTTGGCATGCTGACTGGCAACCTCTACACAATTTACAAAACTCTCTCAGCAATTGCTTTCGCACGGCAGATGCAGCAAACTTTTCCTGATTATGAATTCATACCTGTCTTCTGGCTTGAAGGTGAAGACCACGATTATGCTGAGGTATGCAAGTTATCGATTTTCTCTGACAATCGCTTGCACACATTTTCTTATCAGGAAGCACATCTTCCAGAGCGGTACATGACTGGTCGTATTGTGCTTTCCTCAGAAATTGCACATTTTATTACGGAAGTTCTAACGATGCTTCCATCTAGTGAGTTCAAAGCTGAAATTGCAGACCTTGTGCGCACTACTTATCGTGAAGGAGAAACTCTGCTTTCTGCATTTGCTAAGCTGATGCATCTGCTCTTCAAAGATGATGGGCTTGTTTTCATTTCGAGTGATGATAATGATTACAAGCGACTCTGTAAGTCGCTCTTCGTCAAAGAACTTCTCACGGCACCGCAAAGCTCTGCAAATGTAATTGCACAAAGCGCACTTCTTGAGGAACACAGTTATGAAGTGCAAGCGAAAGCCAAGCCTGTAAATCTTTATTTTGTTGACAATAGTCAGCGCTGGCGCATTGAGCCTCAGCAGAAAGAGCAGTATCTTTTGCAGCCCCTCCGCTATGCGATTTCGCGCAGTGAGCTTTTGGAACTTGCTGAGGAATCTCCTGAGCGGTTTAGCCCAAATGTTATTCTGCGCCCGCTGGTGCAAGATACTGTTTTACCTACTTTTGCATACATTGCTGGGCCAGCTGAAGTTGCCTACTTTGCTCAACTGAAGCCAAATTATGCATTTTTCGGGTTAGAAATGCCGCTCATTGTGCCACGACACAGTCTTTCACTGGTAGAACCAAAGATTAAGAAAGTCTTCAATAAAATTCGCGATCTTACTGAAATTAGCCAGCTGGATGTTTCAGAAATATACAAACGTTTTTTCGAAGACCCTACTCATCTATTCCAACAAGCAATTGATTCCCTCGAGGCAGTTCGCGTCGAGGAACTTTTTGCTCGTGCCGATAAAGATGTTGGACAAGCCCTCCAGAATTTAATGGTTGGACTTTCTGCTATTGACCCAACTCTAAAAGATGCGTTAGAAACAGCTAGGGGGAAAATTCTTTATCAGCTTGGGCACTTGAAAGAAAAGGCTTATCGTGCTGAAAGGCAAAAGCATCAGGATCTTCTTGCTCAGTTTAGCAAATGTGAAACTCATCTCTTGCCTAACCGCATTTTGCAAGAACGTGTTGTCAATGTGTTCTACTACTTATGCAAGTTTGGCACAGCCGCATTATCTTTAATTCGGAAAGCTGTTGAGTCTCACTTTCCGCAAGCACACTTGGTTATTGAACTGTAG
- the surE gene encoding 5'/3'-nucleotidase SurE, giving the protein MLVTNDDGIDAEGLEFLAKSMSRIADIMVVAPTLSQSGMSHAMTLGKPLRIKKAYKHKKFFGYAVSGTPVDCVKAALAHILPQKPDLVVSGINHGSNTAINILYSGTVAAAREAAIAKIPAIAFSLTTYSNPDFRYAAKFARQLALKVLKHGLPAETLLTVNIPNLPEEKIKGVVVTQQGKSKWHETMIERADAYGEPYYWLRGELMLQDDSLEDDEFAVRNDYVSVTPISFDQTNYAFLETIRSWNLKK; this is encoded by the coding sequence ATCTTGGTTACCAACGATGATGGCATTGATGCCGAAGGTCTTGAGTTTCTTGCAAAATCAATGAGCCGCATTGCCGATATTATGGTCGTTGCACCCACGCTTTCGCAAAGCGGTATGAGCCATGCGATGACGCTCGGTAAGCCACTTCGCATCAAAAAAGCTTATAAGCACAAAAAATTTTTCGGCTATGCGGTTTCTGGCACTCCAGTTGATTGTGTCAAAGCGGCATTGGCACATATCTTGCCCCAAAAGCCTGACTTGGTGGTCAGCGGCATCAATCACGGCAGCAACACGGCGATTAACATTCTTTACTCGGGCACTGTAGCGGCTGCACGTGAGGCAGCAATTGCGAAAATCCCTGCGATTGCCTTTTCGCTGACCACATATAGCAACCCTGACTTTCGCTACGCCGCTAAGTTTGCGCGGCAGCTCGCTCTGAAGGTTCTCAAACACGGCTTACCCGCTGAGACGCTGCTGACGGTCAATATCCCGAACTTGCCAGAGGAAAAAATCAAGGGCGTGGTGGTTACGCAGCAAGGCAAGTCTAAGTGGCATGAGACGATGATTGAGCGCGCCGATGCCTATGGGGAACCATATTACTGGCTGCGCGGTGAATTGATGCTGCAAGACGATAGTCTCGAGGACGATGAATTTGCCGTCCGTAATGACTATGTCTCCGTTACCCCTATCTCTTTTGACCAGACAAATTATGCCTTTCTTGAGACTATTCGGTCTTGGAATCTGAAAAAATAA
- a CDS encoding alpha/beta fold hydrolase, which produces MQKVVLLLHGIFDTGKVFAPLEAVLQRYGFETLAPDLVPNDGSAPISQLAESVAHIVDTRIGSVKPLAIVGFSMGGIVARYYLQELSGYQRVAQFVSISSPHRGSLLAHFAKGAGARELCPDSLLLRRLAESETRLQSLSLLSLWTPLDLMIVPASSSVWPIARNEAFWVPAHPLMLKVRTVHQTVLNWLLRNER; this is translated from the coding sequence ATGCAGAAAGTCGTTTTACTTTTGCACGGCATTTTTGACACGGGAAAAGTCTTTGCACCACTCGAAGCGGTGCTTCAGCGCTATGGGTTTGAGACACTTGCACCCGACCTTGTGCCTAACGATGGGAGCGCACCTATTTCACAGCTTGCTGAGTCTGTTGCACATATTGTAGATACACGCATTGGTTCGGTCAAACCACTCGCAATCGTTGGCTTCAGTATGGGGGGCATTGTGGCGCGCTACTACTTGCAAGAACTGAGCGGTTACCAACGCGTAGCGCAGTTTGTCAGCATTTCCAGTCCACACAGAGGCTCTCTACTGGCACACTTTGCCAAAGGTGCTGGCGCACGGGAACTATGCCCAGATAGCCTGTTACTTAGGCGTTTGGCAGAGAGTGAAACACGGCTGCAATCTCTTTCGCTGCTGTCACTTTGGACACCGCTTGATTTGATGATTGTGCCTGCCAGCAGTTCAGTGTGGCCGATTGCAAGAAATGAAGCATTTTGGGTGCCAGCTCATCCTTTGATGCTGAAAGTCCGTACTGTCCATCAAACCGTTCTGAACTGGCTACTAAGAAATGAACGCTAA
- the thiO gene encoding glycine oxidase ThiO — protein sequence MSNTAPLPEAVEVAVIGGGIIGLGVAWQLQRRGVQVVVFERSEAGKSASWAAAGMLAPQAEVGFENLHLLRLGQESLALYPQFLAELKEDSGREVALDKRGTLMISLDRDDTEALRREFAFRKKIGLPVEWLSGSEAREREPLLSPKIAAAIWLAQDYQIDNREVMRALRDAFVQRGGLLFEYQPVERVLVEQSTVVGIKVKSGAVRARQVVVAAGCWSREIGGIPDEAVPAVRPVKGQVLTLKMTTQIRLEKVVRSPRVYLAPKFDGRLTIGATSEEMGFDVTPTAGGVMTLLDEAYEAVPAIYELPIEEVSVGLRPASRDNEPLVGESPVKNLFIATGHYRHGILLAPITSYALAAMMCGEPVPESLVPFRPTRFLSTHTS from the coding sequence ATGTCAAACACTGCTCCATTGCCAGAAGCCGTTGAAGTGGCAGTGATTGGCGGTGGAATTATTGGATTAGGTGTAGCGTGGCAACTGCAGCGTCGAGGAGTGCAGGTTGTCGTCTTTGAGCGTAGTGAAGCAGGCAAAAGCGCAAGCTGGGCCGCCGCTGGAATGCTTGCTCCGCAAGCTGAAGTGGGCTTTGAAAACTTGCATCTACTGCGCTTGGGGCAAGAAAGTCTGGCGCTCTATCCGCAATTCTTAGCTGAACTGAAAGAAGATTCTGGGAGAGAGGTCGCACTGGACAAGCGAGGCACATTGATGATTAGCCTTGATCGCGACGATACTGAAGCCTTGCGGCGAGAGTTTGCGTTCCGAAAAAAGATTGGCTTGCCGGTTGAGTGGCTCTCTGGGTCTGAGGCACGCGAGCGCGAGCCGCTGCTTTCACCCAAAATAGCGGCTGCAATTTGGTTAGCGCAGGATTACCAAATTGATAACCGTGAAGTGATGCGTGCGCTAAGAGATGCCTTTGTGCAGCGTGGCGGGCTGCTCTTTGAGTATCAACCTGTAGAGCGCGTGCTGGTGGAGCAAAGCACAGTAGTCGGTATCAAAGTGAAAAGTGGAGCCGTGCGAGCGCGACAAGTGGTTGTAGCCGCAGGCTGCTGGTCGCGTGAAATTGGCGGCATACCAGATGAAGCAGTGCCAGCAGTGCGCCCTGTGAAAGGGCAAGTGCTGACGCTCAAAATGACGACGCAAATTCGACTGGAAAAAGTCGTGCGTTCCCCGCGCGTATACCTTGCACCAAAGTTTGATGGGCGCTTGACCATTGGTGCAACCAGCGAAGAAATGGGCTTCGATGTAACGCCCACCGCAGGAGGAGTCATGACACTGTTAGACGAAGCCTATGAGGCTGTGCCAGCTATTTATGAACTGCCCATTGAAGAAGTCAGCGTAGGTTTGCGTCCAGCCAGCCGTGATAATGAACCGCTGGTGGGCGAAAGCCCTGTGAAAAATCTTTTTATCGCTACAGGGCACTATCGGCACGGTATTTTGCTTGCACCTATTACCAGTTATGCACTGGCAGCAATGATGTGTGGCGAACCTGTGCCTGAAAGTCTTGTGCCGTTTAGGCCAACTCGATTTCTCTCAACTCACACATCTTGA
- a CDS encoding SET domain-containing protein, translated as MLKLLCDEELLNPPYIKVCASPIQGYGLFTEKACREKEVIMVIAGEVIDGSECLRRENEENNVYIFYLDEERYLDTAQSDKIRYINHSCEPNCIVCTRNAESLYLVAAREIAAGEELTIDYDFEEIYELCQKHNPNCKKEQCKVWRAKQVL; from the coding sequence ATGCTCAAACTGCTATGTGATGAAGAATTGCTAAACCCACCCTACATAAAAGTTTGTGCCTCGCCGATTCAGGGATATGGTCTCTTCACAGAAAAGGCCTGTCGTGAGAAGGAGGTCATAATGGTTATTGCGGGTGAAGTAATCGACGGAAGCGAATGCTTGCGCCGTGAGAATGAAGAAAACAATGTCTATATCTTCTACCTTGACGAGGAGCGATACTTAGATACGGCACAGAGCGATAAAATCCGCTACATCAACCACTCTTGCGAGCCGAACTGCATCGTTTGCACGCGCAATGCCGAGTCACTGTATCTGGTCGCTGCACGAGAGATTGCAGCGGGCGAGGAACTCACGATTGACTACGACTTTGAAGAAATCTACGAGCTATGCCAAAAGCACAACCCAAACTGCAAAAAAGAGCAGTGCAAAGTGTGGCGGGCAAAGCAAGTGCTATAA
- a CDS encoding ApaG domain, with product MSLDICTVTIDRVEEIDPRYVEPPYKYGFAYTISIHNHSVYTVQIQSRKWIVRDGDMKDRIVEGEGVVGQFPILSPGETFTYQSYHILRSRFGSAFGFYYGVYTLDSDPDGYYRPDNVFIIEGESFEVEIPEFLLIHREKSESS from the coding sequence ATGTCGCTGGATATCTGCACCGTTACGATTGACCGTGTAGAGGAAATTGACCCGCGCTATGTTGAGCCACCTTACAAGTATGGCTTCGCTTACACGATTTCTATTCACAATCACTCAGTCTATACCGTGCAAATTCAGTCGCGTAAATGGATTGTACGCGATGGTGATATGAAAGACCGCATTGTAGAAGGCGAAGGTGTTGTTGGACAATTTCCAATTCTTTCACCCGGCGAAACCTTCACTTACCAAAGCTATCACATCTTGCGCTCTCGCTTCGGCAGCGCGTTTGGTTTTTACTATGGCGTCTACACGCTGGATTCCGACCCAGATGGCTACTATCGCCCTGACAATGTCTTCATCATAGAGGGAGAATCTTTCGAGGTAGAAATTCCAGAGTTCCTGCTTATCCACCGCGAAAAAAGTGAATCTTCTTGA
- a CDS encoding HNH endonuclease, protein MNRLNQKVLVLNQSYEPMSICDVRKAIVLIFGGKAELVATYPDQFVHSVSMQFPMPSVVRLMVFIAVPYKKIMLTRRNILRRDGNRCQYCGRADLPLTIDHVVPKSQGGGDTWENLVTACTKCNNKKANRTPEQAGMQLLRRPIRPSHIMFMQRFMGTISDSWKPYLFMT, encoded by the coding sequence ATGAACCGGCTGAATCAAAAGGTCTTAGTGCTGAACCAAAGTTACGAGCCAATGAGCATCTGCGACGTTAGGAAGGCGATTGTCCTTATCTTTGGCGGCAAAGCAGAGTTGGTGGCAACATACCCTGACCAGTTCGTGCACTCGGTCTCAATGCAGTTTCCGATGCCGAGCGTGGTGAGGCTGATGGTTTTCATCGCTGTGCCTTACAAGAAAATTATGCTCACGCGGCGTAATATCTTGCGCCGAGATGGCAACCGATGCCAATACTGCGGACGTGCTGACCTGCCATTGACGATTGACCATGTCGTGCCCAAATCGCAAGGCGGAGGAGACACTTGGGAAAATCTGGTAACGGCTTGCACCAAGTGCAACAACAAAAAGGCAAACCGCACACCCGAACAAGCAGGAATGCAACTGTTGCGCCGCCCGATTCGCCCAAGCCACATTATGTTTATGCAGCGCTTTATGGGCACCATCTCCGACTCGTGGAAACCGTATCTCTTTATGACCTGA
- the thiS gene encoding sulfur carrier protein ThiS codes for MHTITLNGKPHQIDKEMTVAEFLQSLRISPDEKGIAVAINEAVINKQAWGRVRIKPDDVVEVIRATQGG; via the coding sequence ATGCACACCATTACGCTAAACGGAAAGCCACATCAAATTGACAAGGAGATGACGGTGGCAGAATTCTTGCAAAGTCTTCGCATATCACCTGATGAGAAAGGAATTGCTGTAGCGATTAACGAAGCGGTGATTAACAAACAAGCGTGGGGGCGCGTGCGCATTAAGCCAGATGATGTGGTCGAGGTCATTCGTGCCACGCAAGGCGGTTAA